One window of Quercus robur chromosome 5, dhQueRobu3.1, whole genome shotgun sequence genomic DNA carries:
- the LOC126726094 gene encoding glutamate receptor 2.9-like isoform X2: MLSAMPLKPHTCFQMPSQLIMVSTVRRSWVLFSVLILFLLIDSYGAEANNNNVTCVGLIIDVHTRIGKEEKIAMEIAAQNYNTSSKTQKLSLYIQDSFRVTSAEEMIREKRVKVIIGMHTWQEAALVADIGSQALVPVISFAAPAISPPLMQLRWPFLIQMAKNGSEQIKCIANIVHAYNWKRVAVIYEDEAFGGDSGKLALLTEALQHVGSEIEYRLVLPPFSSMSDPGWVVHEELVKLLKAQLRTFIVLESSLEMAIHLFREAKNMGFVRRDSTWIIPNSITSLLDSVNNSVISSMEGAIGIKTHYSEAVTSEYHDFHAQFRKIFRTEYPEEDNSDPGFYALRAYDSIRIVIQAIERMTSNRSSPKMLLDSMLLSNFTGFSGKIHFKAGQLSDTSILSIVHVLGKRYKEIEFWTPDLGFSMIPSIGKPNTLVAPVILQRNLQESPKGWEMPTDAKPLKIGVIDSSTFGDFVKVDYGAKQNNYSGFCIQIFFKARDFLGYPLPYKLEACNCSYNDLVHLVHNKTYDAAIGDFTITAERLQYVDFSAPFIESGVVMIAPVKPVGSAFMFTKPFTRDMWLVTSAILIYTVLIVWLLEHQSNPEFSGSWRNQISTALWFTFSSLFFAHRENIHNNLTRLVMGVWLFVVLILTSSYTASLSSMLTVQKLEPNYMELLKKNNLPVGCANLSVRKYLVNAFEFKEQNIKMLNRTMLFEQENIFAIFIESPYEEVFFKNNCGKDYTITRLLTHGFGGLGFVFQRGSPITRDFSEAILKLSEAGTILSLKKKWFTPQNECSANITSSEPESLSLQSFGVLYLISFVTSTICLLSFLVRLFISRQQHHNAFEGNITPGEESTWKKAVRRVRYFCIKNPRRDPTLADTSGANEYSFRRLLCRTFDTTEFRASSVPVEVEMPQTKDA, encoded by the exons ATGTTGTCTGCAATGCCACTGAAGCCCCACACGTGTTTCCAAATGCCTTCCCAACTCATAATGGTTAGCACAGTCCGGAGATCTTGGGTTCTCTTTTCTGTCCTAATCTTGTTTCTTCTCATCGACTCCTATGGAGCTGAAGCCAACAACAACAATGTTACATGTGTAGGTTTAATCATTGATGTTCATACTCGTAttggaaaagaagagaaaatagcgATGGAAATTGCAGCTCAAAACTACAACACAAGTTCAAAGACTCAAAAACTCTCTCTATATATCCAGGACTCTTTTAGAGTCACTTCTGCTG AAGAGATGATCAGAGAAAAAAGGGTTAAGGTGATTATTGGCATGCACACATGGCAAGAAGCAGCTCTAGTAGCTGATATTGGAAGTCAAGCTCTTGTTCCGGTTATTTCGTTTGCGGCACCAGCCATCAGTCCACCTCTAATGCAACTTCGCTGGCCGTTCTTGATACAAATGGCTAAAAATGGTTCCGAACAAATAAAATGCATTGCAAATATTGTTCACGCATACAATTGGAAAAGGGTTGCAGTGATTTATGAAGATGAAGCTTTTGGTGGTGATTCCGGAAAGTTGGCACTTTTAACTGAGGCTCTCCAACATGTGGGTTCGGAGATTGAGTACCGTTTGGTCCTTCCACCATTTTCTTCTATGTCTGATCCAGGATGGGTTGTTCATGAAGAGCTTGTTAAGTTACTGAAAGCACAATTGAGAACTTTTATTGTTCTTGAGTCATCATTAGAAATGGCGATTCATTTGTTCAGGGAAGCTAAGAATATGGGGTTTGTAAGGAGAGATTCAACTTGGATAATTCCAAATAGTATTACAAGTTTGTTGGACTCTGTAAACAACTCGGTTATTTCCTCTATGGAAGGCGCAATTGGAATTAAAACCCATTATTCTGAAGCAGTTACCTCAGAGTACCATGATTTTCATGCTCAGTTTCGGAAAATTTTCAGAACTGAATATCCAGAGGAAGACAACTCCGACCCCGGTTTTTATGCTCTGCGAGCATATGATAGCATTAGAATTGTTATACAAGCGATCGAAAGAATGACAAGTAACAGAAGTAGTCCAAAGATGTTGTTAGATAGTATGTTATTAAGCAATTTCACTGGTTTTAGTGGCAAAATACATTTTAAAGCAGGCCAGCTCTCAGACACTTCAATTTTGAGCATTGTACACGTTCTTGGAAAGAGATACAAAGAAATAGAGTTCTGGACACCAGACTTAGGGTTCTCCATGATCCCTTCTATAGGAAAACCAAATACTTTGGTTGCTCCCGTAATTTTGCAGAGGAACTTACAAGAAAGTCCGAAAGGTTGGGAAATGCCTACTGATGCAAAGCCATTGAAAATTGGAGTAATAGATAGTTCAACATTTGGGGATTTTGTGAAGGTTGATTACGGGGCGAAACAAAACAATTATTCTGGTTTCTgcattcaaattttctttaaggCACGAGATTTTTTGGGATATCCTTTGCCTTATAAATTGGAGGCCTGTAATTGCAGCTACAATGATCTGGTTCACCTTGTCCACAATAAG ACTTATGATGCTGCCATTGGTGACTTTACTATAACAGCCGAACGGCTGCAATACGTCGATTTCAGTGCTCCATTCATCGAGTCAGGTGTAGTAATGATAGCTCCGGTTAAACCTGTAGGGTCAGCATTTATGTTTACAAAGCCTTTCACGCGGGACATGTGGTTGGTGACTAGTGCCATCTTAATATACACAGTGCTCATAGTTTGGTTGTTGGAGCACCAATCCAATCCAGAATTCAGTGGCTCGTGGAGGAATCAGATTAGCACTGCACTCTGGTTCACTTTCTCCTCTCTGTTTTTTGCACATA GGGAGAATATCCATAACAACTTGACACGTTTGGTGATGGGAGTGTGGCTTTTTGTCGTATTGATCCTAACCTCGAGCTATACCGCTAGTCTATCTTCAATGCTCACTGTGCAAAAGCTGGAACCAAATTATATGGAGTTGTTAAAGAAGAACAACTTACCAGTTGGCTGTGCCAATTTGTCAGTAAGGAAATACCTGGTGAACGCGTTTGAGTTCAAGGAACAGAATATCAAGATGCTAAATCGCACCATGCTTTTCGAACAAGAGAATATATTTGCTATCTTTATTGAATCCCCATATGAGGAAGTTTTCTTTAAGAATAATTGCGGCAAGGATTACACTATTACCAGACTACTTACTCACGGATTTGGAGGATTGGGCTTT GTCTTCCAGAGAGGCTCGCCAATTACAAGGGATTTTTCTGAAGCAATTCTTAAGTTGTCGGAGGCTGGAACTATCTTGTCACTAAAGAAAAAATGGTTTACTCCCCAAAATGAGTGCTCAGCCAACATAACCTCCAGCGAACCTGAAAGCTTGAGCCTCCAAAGCTTTGGGGTTCTCTATCTAATATCTTTTGTCACTTCTACCATTTGTCTTTTATCATTCCTAGTTCGCTTATTTATAAGTCGTCAGCAACATCACAATGCTTTCGAAGGAAACATAACTCCAGGTGAAGAGAGTACTTGGAAGAAGGCAGTTAGACGTGTAAGATACTTCTGTATCAAAAATCCAAGAAGAGATCCAACTCTGGCAGACACATCAGGTGCAAATGAATACTCTTTCAGGCGGTTATTATGTAGAACTTTTGACACTACAGAGTTCAGAGCATCATCAGTCCCAGTAGAAGTTGAAATGCCCCAAACAAAAGATGCATAg
- the LOC126726094 gene encoding glutamate receptor 2.9-like isoform X1, with protein sequence MLSAMPLKPHTCFQMPSQLIMVSTVRRSWVLFSVLILFLLIDSYGAEANNNNVTCVGLIIDVHTRIGKEEKIAMEIAAQNYNTSSKTQKLSLYIQDSFRVTSAVEEMIREKRVKVIIGMHTWQEAALVADIGSQALVPVISFAAPAISPPLMQLRWPFLIQMAKNGSEQIKCIANIVHAYNWKRVAVIYEDEAFGGDSGKLALLTEALQHVGSEIEYRLVLPPFSSMSDPGWVVHEELVKLLKAQLRTFIVLESSLEMAIHLFREAKNMGFVRRDSTWIIPNSITSLLDSVNNSVISSMEGAIGIKTHYSEAVTSEYHDFHAQFRKIFRTEYPEEDNSDPGFYALRAYDSIRIVIQAIERMTSNRSSPKMLLDSMLLSNFTGFSGKIHFKAGQLSDTSILSIVHVLGKRYKEIEFWTPDLGFSMIPSIGKPNTLVAPVILQRNLQESPKGWEMPTDAKPLKIGVIDSSTFGDFVKVDYGAKQNNYSGFCIQIFFKARDFLGYPLPYKLEACNCSYNDLVHLVHNKTYDAAIGDFTITAERLQYVDFSAPFIESGVVMIAPVKPVGSAFMFTKPFTRDMWLVTSAILIYTVLIVWLLEHQSNPEFSGSWRNQISTALWFTFSSLFFAHRENIHNNLTRLVMGVWLFVVLILTSSYTASLSSMLTVQKLEPNYMELLKKNNLPVGCANLSVRKYLVNAFEFKEQNIKMLNRTMLFEQENIFAIFIESPYEEVFFKNNCGKDYTITRLLTHGFGGLGFVFQRGSPITRDFSEAILKLSEAGTILSLKKKWFTPQNECSANITSSEPESLSLQSFGVLYLISFVTSTICLLSFLVRLFISRQQHHNAFEGNITPGEESTWKKAVRRVRYFCIKNPRRDPTLADTSGANEYSFRRLLCRTFDTTEFRASSVPVEVEMPQTKDA encoded by the exons ATGTTGTCTGCAATGCCACTGAAGCCCCACACGTGTTTCCAAATGCCTTCCCAACTCATAATGGTTAGCACAGTCCGGAGATCTTGGGTTCTCTTTTCTGTCCTAATCTTGTTTCTTCTCATCGACTCCTATGGAGCTGAAGCCAACAACAACAATGTTACATGTGTAGGTTTAATCATTGATGTTCATACTCGTAttggaaaagaagagaaaatagcgATGGAAATTGCAGCTCAAAACTACAACACAAGTTCAAAGACTCAAAAACTCTCTCTATATATCCAGGACTCTTTTAGAGTCACTTCTGCTG TAGAAGAGATGATCAGAGAAAAAAGGGTTAAGGTGATTATTGGCATGCACACATGGCAAGAAGCAGCTCTAGTAGCTGATATTGGAAGTCAAGCTCTTGTTCCGGTTATTTCGTTTGCGGCACCAGCCATCAGTCCACCTCTAATGCAACTTCGCTGGCCGTTCTTGATACAAATGGCTAAAAATGGTTCCGAACAAATAAAATGCATTGCAAATATTGTTCACGCATACAATTGGAAAAGGGTTGCAGTGATTTATGAAGATGAAGCTTTTGGTGGTGATTCCGGAAAGTTGGCACTTTTAACTGAGGCTCTCCAACATGTGGGTTCGGAGATTGAGTACCGTTTGGTCCTTCCACCATTTTCTTCTATGTCTGATCCAGGATGGGTTGTTCATGAAGAGCTTGTTAAGTTACTGAAAGCACAATTGAGAACTTTTATTGTTCTTGAGTCATCATTAGAAATGGCGATTCATTTGTTCAGGGAAGCTAAGAATATGGGGTTTGTAAGGAGAGATTCAACTTGGATAATTCCAAATAGTATTACAAGTTTGTTGGACTCTGTAAACAACTCGGTTATTTCCTCTATGGAAGGCGCAATTGGAATTAAAACCCATTATTCTGAAGCAGTTACCTCAGAGTACCATGATTTTCATGCTCAGTTTCGGAAAATTTTCAGAACTGAATATCCAGAGGAAGACAACTCCGACCCCGGTTTTTATGCTCTGCGAGCATATGATAGCATTAGAATTGTTATACAAGCGATCGAAAGAATGACAAGTAACAGAAGTAGTCCAAAGATGTTGTTAGATAGTATGTTATTAAGCAATTTCACTGGTTTTAGTGGCAAAATACATTTTAAAGCAGGCCAGCTCTCAGACACTTCAATTTTGAGCATTGTACACGTTCTTGGAAAGAGATACAAAGAAATAGAGTTCTGGACACCAGACTTAGGGTTCTCCATGATCCCTTCTATAGGAAAACCAAATACTTTGGTTGCTCCCGTAATTTTGCAGAGGAACTTACAAGAAAGTCCGAAAGGTTGGGAAATGCCTACTGATGCAAAGCCATTGAAAATTGGAGTAATAGATAGTTCAACATTTGGGGATTTTGTGAAGGTTGATTACGGGGCGAAACAAAACAATTATTCTGGTTTCTgcattcaaattttctttaaggCACGAGATTTTTTGGGATATCCTTTGCCTTATAAATTGGAGGCCTGTAATTGCAGCTACAATGATCTGGTTCACCTTGTCCACAATAAG ACTTATGATGCTGCCATTGGTGACTTTACTATAACAGCCGAACGGCTGCAATACGTCGATTTCAGTGCTCCATTCATCGAGTCAGGTGTAGTAATGATAGCTCCGGTTAAACCTGTAGGGTCAGCATTTATGTTTACAAAGCCTTTCACGCGGGACATGTGGTTGGTGACTAGTGCCATCTTAATATACACAGTGCTCATAGTTTGGTTGTTGGAGCACCAATCCAATCCAGAATTCAGTGGCTCGTGGAGGAATCAGATTAGCACTGCACTCTGGTTCACTTTCTCCTCTCTGTTTTTTGCACATA GGGAGAATATCCATAACAACTTGACACGTTTGGTGATGGGAGTGTGGCTTTTTGTCGTATTGATCCTAACCTCGAGCTATACCGCTAGTCTATCTTCAATGCTCACTGTGCAAAAGCTGGAACCAAATTATATGGAGTTGTTAAAGAAGAACAACTTACCAGTTGGCTGTGCCAATTTGTCAGTAAGGAAATACCTGGTGAACGCGTTTGAGTTCAAGGAACAGAATATCAAGATGCTAAATCGCACCATGCTTTTCGAACAAGAGAATATATTTGCTATCTTTATTGAATCCCCATATGAGGAAGTTTTCTTTAAGAATAATTGCGGCAAGGATTACACTATTACCAGACTACTTACTCACGGATTTGGAGGATTGGGCTTT GTCTTCCAGAGAGGCTCGCCAATTACAAGGGATTTTTCTGAAGCAATTCTTAAGTTGTCGGAGGCTGGAACTATCTTGTCACTAAAGAAAAAATGGTTTACTCCCCAAAATGAGTGCTCAGCCAACATAACCTCCAGCGAACCTGAAAGCTTGAGCCTCCAAAGCTTTGGGGTTCTCTATCTAATATCTTTTGTCACTTCTACCATTTGTCTTTTATCATTCCTAGTTCGCTTATTTATAAGTCGTCAGCAACATCACAATGCTTTCGAAGGAAACATAACTCCAGGTGAAGAGAGTACTTGGAAGAAGGCAGTTAGACGTGTAAGATACTTCTGTATCAAAAATCCAAGAAGAGATCCAACTCTGGCAGACACATCAGGTGCAAATGAATACTCTTTCAGGCGGTTATTATGTAGAACTTTTGACACTACAGAGTTCAGAGCATCATCAGTCCCAGTAGAAGTTGAAATGCCCCAAACAAAAGATGCATAg